The DNA sequence TACTAATAACTGCAGGGGGGTTCTATGCTCCGGACTGGGTTATACTGGCAGTTCTGAGATGACTTGTGTAATAAGTTCCTTGAGTTCCGGCAGATCACAGGTAGCAGTGATCCACACCATACCGGTATCAATTCCAAAGTAATCATGAACAAGTTTGTTGCGCATTGCTGCCATATCCCGCCAGGGGATGTGTTGATACCGAACGCATAGATCTGAAGAAACACGCTTAGAAGCCTCTCCTATTATCTGTATCTGCCTGATGACACCATCCTGGAGCAGATCGGAACTCTTGAATTCATTTTCATCTACTTCATGCAGGTAACACTCTATCTTCGC is a window from the Candidatus Aegiribacteria sp. genome containing:
- a CDS encoding DUF86 domain-containing protein yields the protein MKKRGDRVYLQHILDSIAKIECYLHEVDENEFKSSDLLQDGVIRQIQIIGEASKRVSSDLCVRYQHIPWRDMAAMRNKLVHDYFGIDTGMVWITATCDLPELKELITQVISELPV